One stretch of Lucilia cuprina isolate Lc7/37 chromosome 6, ASM2204524v1, whole genome shotgun sequence DNA includes these proteins:
- the LOC111687785 gene encoding trypsin eta-like has translation MKIFICIIALILALHFVDIEAAHVRTVGDFKASHITQFPFEVSIRRRFCDACMYEHYCSGTIYSKNVIITAASCVRDASVQRTQVIAGTSKRTTSAQDGQVYLVDKITLHENDNIDIALLHLTLDIEFNGLTIAPVKLATQVPIAGKKAVVAGWGQLNENIVNFEEDIKAVQVPIMDLDLCKEAYFWTNVKDTEICAGYLEGGVDACVGDAGSPLLVDNEMVGIVSWGYGCARPNNPGVYTNVVMLRNWIQQHA, from the coding sequence atgaaaatttttatttgtataatagcCCTGATATTGGCTTTACATTTCGTTGACATCGAGGCTGCACATGTACGTACCGTGGGAGATTTCAAAGCCTCTCACATCACGCAGTTCCCTTTTGAGGTTTCAATACGTCGTAGATTTTGTGATGCTTGTATGTATGAGCATTATTGCAGTGGTACCATTTATTCCAAGAATGTTATTATAACTGCTGCTTCCTGCGTTAGAGATGCCAGTGTGCAACGTACTCAAGTTATAGCTGGTACCTCAAAACGTACTACTTCTGCTCAAGATGGTCAAGTTTATTTAGTGGATAAAATTACATTGCATGAAAATGACAATATAGATATTGCTCTTTTACATTTAACGTTGGATATTGAATTTAATGGCCTTACCATTGCTCCCGTTAAATTGGCTACTCAAGTGCCTATTGCTGGTAAGAAAGCTGTGGTTGCAGGTTGGGgtcaattaaatgaaaatatagtgAATTTCGAAGAAGATATTAAAGCAGTACAAGTACCAATTATGGATTTGGATTTATGTAAAGAGGCATATTTCTGGACTAATGTCAAGGATACTGAGATTTGTGCCGGCTATTTGGAAGGTGGTGTAGATGCTTGTGTAGGTGATGCTGGTAGTCCCTTGTTGGTCGATAATGAAATGGTGGGTATTGTATCGTGGGGTTACGGTTGTGCCCGCCCCAATAATCCGGGAGTTTATACAAATGTTGTAATGTTGAGAAATTGGATTCAACAACATgcttaa
- the LOC111687783 gene encoding trypsin delta, whose amino-acid sequence MFKLLAVVAVLLVPGLMADIQSMVPLPDGRIVGGDPTHISKYPHQISMRYNGRHRCGGSVYASNVIVSAAHCVAGGVDASKLSIVAGSTYLNNVTWELPVDKYIIHENYKTSNNDYDVAILTLKGHFPFNEFIQPIALAKSRPEAGTEVTVTGWGTLTEGGSIPNQLQEVHINYVDNSVCKKSYPLQLTDRMLCARVDGGGKDACQGDSGGPLILNNELLGVVSWGIGCARKSFPGVYASVPQLYEWIEKTAKVNTKEYAFL is encoded by the coding sequence atgtttaaactctTGGCAGTTGTAGCGGTGCTTTTGGTACCAGGTTTGATGGCTGATATTCAGTCTATGGTACCCCTACCCGATGGACGTATTGTTGGTGGTGACCCCACCCATATTAGTAAATATCCCCATCAAATTTCTATGCGTTACAATGGCAGACATCGTTGCGGTGGCAGTGTTTATGCGAGCAATGTTATAGTTAGTGCAGCCCATTGTGTAGCCGGTGGTGTGGATGCCAGTAAATTGAGTATTGTGGCTGGttctacatatttaaataatgttacCTGGGAATTACCTGTTGACAAATATATTATCCATGAAAATTACAAGACTTCCAACAACGACTATGATGTCGCTATCTTGACTTTAAAGGGTCATTTCCCCTTCAACGAGTTTATACAACCTATTGCTTTGGCAAAGTCTAGACCTGAAGCTGGAACTGAAGTAACTGTTACCGGTTGGGGTACTTTGACCGAGGGTGGTAGCATTCCTAATCAATTGCAAGAAGTGCATATCAATTATGTGGACAATAGTGTTTGCAAAAAATCATATCCTTTACAGTTAACCGATCGTATGTTGTGCGCTAGAGTTGATGGTGGCGGTAAGGATGCCTGTCAAGGAGACTCTGGTGGTCCTTTGATCCTCAACAATGAATTATTAGGTGTAGTTTCCTGGGGTATTGGTTGTGCTCGTAAGAGTTTCCCAGGTGTTTATGCTTCAGTACCACAACTTTATGAATGGATTGAGAAAACTGCTAAAGTGAATACTAAGGAATATGCctttttgtaa
- the LOC111686008 gene encoding trypsin beta, producing MLKCSGNSFIAFILICLFMGIQAYVVPSAVDNNKNGRIVGGMETSIERFPYQVSVRLYSSVLIHICGGSIYAPRVIITAGHCIKGRFASSILIVAGKSSIIDQEPAFAVSKLIYNPSYNKKAHLNDVGLIILKDQLVYSSNIQPIPLAEHKPQTGSLATVTGWGKDDENVEQLQNDLHMVQLTIIDPDYCNSQYSAKSLTITEEMVCAGVEDFTKDSCQGDSGGPLVVDGKLVGIVSWGIGCARDGFPGVYSSVPYHTQWILDNAAEYM from the coding sequence atgttAAAGTGTAGCGGCAACAGTTTCATAGCGTTTATACTAATTTGCCTTTTTATGGGCATACAAGCCTACGTAGTGCCAAGTGCAgtggataataataaaaatggtcGTATAGTTGGTGGCATGGAGACATCTATTGAAAGATTTCCCTATCAAGTTTCGGTGCGTTTATATAGTTCTGTATTGATACATATCTGTGGTGGTTCTATTTATGCTCCTCGTGTTATCATAACTGCGGGCCATTGTATTAAGGGTCGCTTTGCTTCATCTATACTTATAGTAGCTGGTAAATCTTCAATTATAGATCAAGAACCCGCATTTGCAGTTTCCAAATTGATCTATAATCCtagttataataaaaaggcCCATCTTAATGATGTAGGTCTTATAATATTAAAGGATCAGCTGGTTTACTCGTCTAATATACAACCAATACCTTTGGCCGAGCATAAACCTCAAACTGGCTCCTTAGCCACGGTAACGGGTTGGGGAAAAGATGATGAAAATGTTGAGCAGTTGCAAAATGATTTACATATGGTCCAGTTAACAATAATCGATCCTGACTATTGCAATAGTCAATATTCTGCAAAAAGTCTAACCATTACTGAAGAAATGGTTTGTGCCGGTGTTGAAGATTTTACCAAGGATTCTTGTCAAGGAGATTCCGGTGGTCCCTTGGTAGTTGATGGCAAATTGGTTGGCATAGTTTCTTGGGGTATTGGTTGTGCTCGCGATGGTTTCCCTGGTGTTTACTCTAGTGTACCTTATCATACTCAATGGATTTTGGACAATGCTGCAGAGTACATgtaa
- the LOC111686009 gene encoding vitellin-degrading protease-like, whose amino-acid sequence MYRAFIVLTVVAALAQGSKIMPRVPELDGRIVGGEDTTIDKYPYQVSVRLFGSHICGGSIVNNRVVITAAHCIYSMLGANSYSIQYGTTVVGGNNNVVAAERIVKNENYDGASINNDVALIFLSSDIPLGATAQPIQLASQVPAAGTPAVVSGWGTLEENGVAASILQQVPVVIVDPSVCQEQYNGVNEITEAMLCAGVPSGGKDACQGDSGGPLVANGKLVGIVSWGVGCARPDFSGVYSNVAYLNEWIQANLV is encoded by the coding sequence ATGTATCGCgcttttattgttttaactGTTGTGGCTGCTTTGGCTCAAGGTAGTAAAATCATGCCACGTGTTCCAGAGTTAGATGGTCGCATTGTTGGTGGCGAGGATACTACTATTGATAAATATCCCTATCAGGTTTCTGTACGTCTTTTTGGCTCCCACATTTGTGGTGGTAGTATTGTTAACAATCGTGTTGTAATAACTGCTGCCCATTGTATATATTCCATGTTGGGTGCCAACTCCTATAGCATACAATATGGTACGACTGTCGTTGGTGGTAATAACAATGTTGTAGCAGCTGAACGCATTGTCAAGAATGAGAATTATGATGGCGCTTCTATCAACAATGATGTGGCATTAATCTTTTTGTCCTCTGACATTCCCTTGGGTGCTACCGCCCAGCCCATTCAATTGGCTTCGCAAGTTCCTGCCGCTGGTACTCCTGCTGTTGTTTCCGGTTGGGGTACCTTAGAGGAAAATGGTGTAGCTGCATCCATCTTGCAACAGGTGCCCGTTGTTATTGTCGATCCATCTGTTTGCCAAGAGCAATATAATGGTGTTAACGAAATTACTGAAGCGATGTTGTGTGCAGGTGTCCCTTCAGGCGGTAAGGATGCTTGTCAAGGTGACTCTGGTGGCCCACTGGTAGCAAATGGAAAATTGGTTGGCATTGTTTCATGGGGCGTAGGCTGTGCTCGTCCTGATTTCTCTGGCGTGTATAGCAATGTTGCTTATTTGAACGAATGGATTCAAGCTAATTTGGTTTAA
- the LOC111686010 gene encoding myeloid leukemia factor isoform X2 — protein MSLFGSLMGDFDDDIFGNHMNAMNMQMRSMNRLMNSFMPDPFNMLTNFDGGFQQNALMERQNPHPMGGLFGFPAMPNMNRLLTADIGNNGGAAFCSSSVITMSSGPDGRPQIYQATSSTKTGPGGIRETRRTVQDSVNGVKKMAIGHHIGDRAHIIEKEQDLRSGQLEEHQEFINLDEDEAEDFDREFTTKARGSAGRMGARAICAAGPVAPPQQSLTIEEIEDDDDDVIETVPHVQRPSSSSSQHRRHMPAIPAPSQPPSTQLHQNSSTSKLSSSTTSSATKMSPSSSSSTSRNNINDRSSTTAMSTSSTPTITTSGSSSVNNNPYLSTTPRRSTYRGSHHLTGASARRPLRTPPSSPLATTPTLHSHSTTSTPSVHPHPYNTSAARRSHHHHHSHHHQHRPKQHGTKPQYTTTTTSANSNNQTSVSQSQQQQQQQREDDSNSK, from the exons atgtcGCTGTTTGGTTCATTAATGGGTGACTTCGATGATGACATCTTTGG AAATCACATGAATGCTATGAATATGCAGATGCGTTCTATGAACCGTTTGATGAATTCGTTTATGCCCGATCCCTTTAATATGTTGACCAATTTTGATGGCGGTTTTCAACAAAATGCTTTAATGGAACGTCAAAATCCTCATCCTATGGGTGGTTTATTTGGTTTTCCTGCCATGCCCAATATGAATCGTTTATTAACTGCAG atatTGGCAATAATGGCGGCGCTGCATTTTGTTCAAGTTCTGTCATTACCATGTCTTCTGGACCGGACGGACGTCCACAAATCTATCAAGCTACTAGCAGCACAAAAACTGGACCAGGTGGCATACGCGAAACCCGCCGTACTGTACAGGACTCAGTTAATGGTGTTAAAAAAATGGCTATCGGTCATCATATCGGTGATCGTGCTCATATTATTGAAAAAGAACAAGATTTACGTTCGGGTCAATTGGAAGAACATCAAGAATTCATTAATTTAGACGAAGATGAAGCCGAAGATTTTGATCGTGAGTTTACAACAAAAGCACGTGGTTCTGCTGGACGTATGGGGGCTAGAGCTATATGTGCTGCCGGACCTGTAGCACCACCGCAACAATCACTTACCATCGAAGAAATTGAGGATGACGACGATGATGTTATTGAAACGGTTCCTCATGTCCAAAGACCTTCGTCATCATCTTCACAACATCGTAGACATATGCCAGCTATACCAGCACCATCCCAACCACCATCAACTCAATTACATCAAAATAG CTCTACTTCTAAATTGAGTTCGTCTACTACTTCCTCGGCTACCAAAATGTCGCCGTCGTCGTCATCTTCTACGTcgagaaataatataaatgacCGGTCCTCGACAACAGCAATGTCAACATCATCAACACCCACAATTACGACAAGCGGCAGTAGCAGTGTCAATAACAATCCATATTTATCGACTACTCCCAGACGTTCGACTTATCGTGGCAGTCATCATTTGACAGGAGCCTCTGCGCGCAGACCTCTGCGTACGCCTCCATCTTCGCCCTTAGCTACAACACCAACACTTCACAGTCACAGTACAACATCTACGCCAAG cGTACATCCACATCCTTATAATACCTCGGCAGCCAGACGTTCCCATCATCATCACCACAGCCACCACCATCAGCATCGTCCTAAACAACATGGAACAAAACCACAGTATACCACAACTACTACTTCTGCTAACAGCAATAATCAAACATCTGTCTCTCAgtcacaacagcaacaacaacaacagcgggAGGACGATAGCAACTCCAAATAA
- the LOC111686010 gene encoding myeloid leukemia factor isoform X1, giving the protein MPNKRKKKKTSFKAKPNLDVVIFQYPFVVVVNSLINHMNAMNMQMRSMNRLMNSFMPDPFNMLTNFDGGFQQNALMERQNPHPMGGLFGFPAMPNMNRLLTADIGNNGGAAFCSSSVITMSSGPDGRPQIYQATSSTKTGPGGIRETRRTVQDSVNGVKKMAIGHHIGDRAHIIEKEQDLRSGQLEEHQEFINLDEDEAEDFDREFTTKARGSAGRMGARAICAAGPVAPPQQSLTIEEIEDDDDDVIETVPHVQRPSSSSSQHRRHMPAIPAPSQPPSTQLHQNSSTSKLSSSTTSSATKMSPSSSSSTSRNNINDRSSTTAMSTSSTPTITTSGSSSVNNNPYLSTTPRRSTYRGSHHLTGASARRPLRTPPSSPLATTPTLHSHSTTSTPSVHPHPYNTSAARRSHHHHHSHHHQHRPKQHGTKPQYTTTTTSANSNNQTSVSQSQQQQQQQREDDSNSK; this is encoded by the exons ATGcctaataaaagaaaaaagaagaaaacgtCATTTAAAGCTAAGCCTAATCTAGATGTAGTTATTTTCCAATATCCCTTTGTTGTAGTAGTTAACAGTTTAat AAATCACATGAATGCTATGAATATGCAGATGCGTTCTATGAACCGTTTGATGAATTCGTTTATGCCCGATCCCTTTAATATGTTGACCAATTTTGATGGCGGTTTTCAACAAAATGCTTTAATGGAACGTCAAAATCCTCATCCTATGGGTGGTTTATTTGGTTTTCCTGCCATGCCCAATATGAATCGTTTATTAACTGCAG atatTGGCAATAATGGCGGCGCTGCATTTTGTTCAAGTTCTGTCATTACCATGTCTTCTGGACCGGACGGACGTCCACAAATCTATCAAGCTACTAGCAGCACAAAAACTGGACCAGGTGGCATACGCGAAACCCGCCGTACTGTACAGGACTCAGTTAATGGTGTTAAAAAAATGGCTATCGGTCATCATATCGGTGATCGTGCTCATATTATTGAAAAAGAACAAGATTTACGTTCGGGTCAATTGGAAGAACATCAAGAATTCATTAATTTAGACGAAGATGAAGCCGAAGATTTTGATCGTGAGTTTACAACAAAAGCACGTGGTTCTGCTGGACGTATGGGGGCTAGAGCTATATGTGCTGCCGGACCTGTAGCACCACCGCAACAATCACTTACCATCGAAGAAATTGAGGATGACGACGATGATGTTATTGAAACGGTTCCTCATGTCCAAAGACCTTCGTCATCATCTTCACAACATCGTAGACATATGCCAGCTATACCAGCACCATCCCAACCACCATCAACTCAATTACATCAAAATAG CTCTACTTCTAAATTGAGTTCGTCTACTACTTCCTCGGCTACCAAAATGTCGCCGTCGTCGTCATCTTCTACGTcgagaaataatataaatgacCGGTCCTCGACAACAGCAATGTCAACATCATCAACACCCACAATTACGACAAGCGGCAGTAGCAGTGTCAATAACAATCCATATTTATCGACTACTCCCAGACGTTCGACTTATCGTGGCAGTCATCATTTGACAGGAGCCTCTGCGCGCAGACCTCTGCGTACGCCTCCATCTTCGCCCTTAGCTACAACACCAACACTTCACAGTCACAGTACAACATCTACGCCAAG cGTACATCCACATCCTTATAATACCTCGGCAGCCAGACGTTCCCATCATCATCACCACAGCCACCACCATCAGCATCGTCCTAAACAACATGGAACAAAACCACAGTATACCACAACTACTACTTCTGCTAACAGCAATAATCAAACATCTGTCTCTCAgtcacaacagcaacaacaacaacagcgggAGGACGATAGCAACTCCAAATAA
- the LOC111686010 gene encoding myeloid leukemia factor isoform X3: protein MNAMNMQMRSMNRLMNSFMPDPFNMLTNFDGGFQQNALMERQNPHPMGGLFGFPAMPNMNRLLTADIGNNGGAAFCSSSVITMSSGPDGRPQIYQATSSTKTGPGGIRETRRTVQDSVNGVKKMAIGHHIGDRAHIIEKEQDLRSGQLEEHQEFINLDEDEAEDFDREFTTKARGSAGRMGARAICAAGPVAPPQQSLTIEEIEDDDDDVIETVPHVQRPSSSSSQHRRHMPAIPAPSQPPSTQLHQNSSTSKLSSSTTSSATKMSPSSSSSTSRNNINDRSSTTAMSTSSTPTITTSGSSSVNNNPYLSTTPRRSTYRGSHHLTGASARRPLRTPPSSPLATTPTLHSHSTTSTPSVHPHPYNTSAARRSHHHHHSHHHQHRPKQHGTKPQYTTTTTSANSNNQTSVSQSQQQQQQQREDDSNSK from the exons ATGAATGCTATGAATATGCAGATGCGTTCTATGAACCGTTTGATGAATTCGTTTATGCCCGATCCCTTTAATATGTTGACCAATTTTGATGGCGGTTTTCAACAAAATGCTTTAATGGAACGTCAAAATCCTCATCCTATGGGTGGTTTATTTGGTTTTCCTGCCATGCCCAATATGAATCGTTTATTAACTGCAG atatTGGCAATAATGGCGGCGCTGCATTTTGTTCAAGTTCTGTCATTACCATGTCTTCTGGACCGGACGGACGTCCACAAATCTATCAAGCTACTAGCAGCACAAAAACTGGACCAGGTGGCATACGCGAAACCCGCCGTACTGTACAGGACTCAGTTAATGGTGTTAAAAAAATGGCTATCGGTCATCATATCGGTGATCGTGCTCATATTATTGAAAAAGAACAAGATTTACGTTCGGGTCAATTGGAAGAACATCAAGAATTCATTAATTTAGACGAAGATGAAGCCGAAGATTTTGATCGTGAGTTTACAACAAAAGCACGTGGTTCTGCTGGACGTATGGGGGCTAGAGCTATATGTGCTGCCGGACCTGTAGCACCACCGCAACAATCACTTACCATCGAAGAAATTGAGGATGACGACGATGATGTTATTGAAACGGTTCCTCATGTCCAAAGACCTTCGTCATCATCTTCACAACATCGTAGACATATGCCAGCTATACCAGCACCATCCCAACCACCATCAACTCAATTACATCAAAATAG CTCTACTTCTAAATTGAGTTCGTCTACTACTTCCTCGGCTACCAAAATGTCGCCGTCGTCGTCATCTTCTACGTcgagaaataatataaatgacCGGTCCTCGACAACAGCAATGTCAACATCATCAACACCCACAATTACGACAAGCGGCAGTAGCAGTGTCAATAACAATCCATATTTATCGACTACTCCCAGACGTTCGACTTATCGTGGCAGTCATCATTTGACAGGAGCCTCTGCGCGCAGACCTCTGCGTACGCCTCCATCTTCGCCCTTAGCTACAACACCAACACTTCACAGTCACAGTACAACATCTACGCCAAG cGTACATCCACATCCTTATAATACCTCGGCAGCCAGACGTTCCCATCATCATCACCACAGCCACCACCATCAGCATCGTCCTAAACAACATGGAACAAAACCACAGTATACCACAACTACTACTTCTGCTAACAGCAATAATCAAACATCTGTCTCTCAgtcacaacagcaacaacaacaacagcgggAGGACGATAGCAACTCCAAATAA
- the LOC111686011 gene encoding thioredoxin domain-containing protein 15, producing MKTNIFALFLIITICVAGTQAATKNSFFGSVYKLFDFLQKDSSNNASNTTKSVEEMTVDELGVSRGQCLYSFLHYISYKDSQQCHMDDEYILHLLPSTTASESPRKPPIMVKCLPEHPSIVNGTNKFRVMESVQEIVDLLKPIGNNTKRYQPGSCVLVFFYTPSCFTCSLVAIPINDLPYAFKTIPVAAIDAYKFPSFNTEFGIVALPTLMLFHQGRPVVKYRAQGNLNTFVTRHTGLKPAEVPKHGNPSPLPLKVQHHTDYVLILAWLFIFCCAGFYFSKSQLFKQIVEMIKRNWRESEAQLEH from the exons atgaaaactaatatttttgcattatttttaattatta CAATCTGTGTGGCAGGAACTCAGGCGGCCACTAAGAATTCATTTTTTGGCAGTGTCTACAAACTTTTTGATTTCTTACAAAAGGATAGTTCCAATAATGCCAGCAATACCACAAAATCCGTTGAAGAAATGACCGTAGACGAATTGGGTGTCTCCAGAGGTCAgtgtttatatagttttttgcaTTACATCAGCTATAAGGACTCGCAACAATGCCACATGGATGATGAGTATATATTACACCTACTACCCTCAACAACTGCCTCGGAAAGTCCACGCAAACCACCTATAATGGTTAAATGTCTGCCGGAGCATCCATCCATAGTTAATGGCACCAATAAGTTTCGTGTTATGGAAAGTGTACAGGAAATTGTGGATTTACTTAAGCCCATAGGCAATAATACCAAACGTTATCAGCCTGGTAGCTGTGTTTTGGTATTTTTCTATACTCCCAGCTGTTTCACTTGCTCCTTGGTGGCCATTCCCATAAATGATTTACCGTATGCTTTCAAAACCATACCGGTGGCAGCCATAGATGCTTACAAATTTCCCAGTTTTAATACAGAATTTGGTATAGTGGCTTTACCTACACTTATGCTGTTCCATCAAGGCAGACCAGTGGTTAAGTACCGTGCTCAAGGTAATCTCAATACCTTTGTTACCCGCCATACAGGACTTAAACCAGCCGAAGTGCCTAAGCATGGCAATCCCTCACCATTACCCTTGAAAGTACAACATCACACAGATTATGTACTTATATTGGCTTGGCtgtttattttttgctgtgCTGGTTTTTATTTCTCCAAATCAcagttatttaaacaaattgtggAAATGATTAAACGTAACTGGAGAGAATCTGAAGCCCAGCTGGAACATTGA
- the LOC111686013 gene encoding lambda-crystallin, with protein MKFEKIGIVGSGLIGRAWSMLFASAGYQVMLYDILPQQLTSALEYIEQELKRLEEQKLLRGNLNSSEQFKCIKTTTDIKELVKDAIFIQECIPERIEWKKSLYQQLDDIVEAKTIISSSTSTFMPSLFSQDLKHKENILVSHPLNPPYYIPLVEIVPAPWTSKKAVEFTKNLMLEIKQKPVTLTREVLGFATNRIQYAILNEVWHLIENDILTAADVDTVMTEGLGLRYAFLGPLETAHLNADGIADYVKRFGQEIFKVSETYEPTPDMKEGPTLEKLSNQCEKMVPKESLALRRSQRDEFLTKLNELKKQFES; from the exons atgaaatttgaaaaaattggtATCGTGGGAAG CGGTCTTATAGGACGAGCCTGGTCCATGTTATTCGCCTCTGCCGGCTATCAGGTTATGTTATATGATATTCTACCACAACAACTAACTTCCGCTTTGGAATATATTGAACAAGAATTGAAACGTctggaagaacaaaaacttctaAGAGGCAACTTAAATTCTAGCGAACAATTTAAGTGCATAAAAACCACCACCGACATTAAAGAGTTAGTTAAAGATGCCATATTCATACAAGAATGCATACCCGAACGTATTGAATGGAAAAAGTCATTGTACCAACAATTGGATGATATAGTCGaagcaaaaacaattatttcCAGTTCGACGAGTACTTTTATGCCATCGTTGTTTAGTCAAGATTTAAAGCACAAAGAAAAT ATTTTGGTATCACATCCCTTAAATCCACCCTATTATATACCTTTAGTAGAAATTGTGCCTGCACCCTGGACTTCTAAAAAAGCTGTagaatttaccaaaaatttaatgttggaaattaaacaaaaaccggTAACATTAACTCGTGAAGTCTTGGGTTTTGCCACCAATCGCATACAATATGCCATTTTAAATGAAGTATGGCATTTAATCGAAAATGATATACTAACCGCGGCCGATGTGGATACCGTTATGACAGAGGGTTTAGGTTTACGTTATGCTTTTTTGGGTCCTTTAGAAACTGCACATTTGAATGCTGATGGCATTGCCGATTATGTTAAACGTTTTGGACaggaaatttttaaagtcaGTGAAACCTATGAACCTACACCGGATATGAAAGAGGGCCCTACTTTGGAAAAATTATCAAACCAGTGTGAGAAAATGGTTCCCAAGGAAAGTTTGGCACTAAGAAGATCTCAAAGAGATGAATTTTTGACAAAGTTAAATGAATTAAAGAAACAGTTTGAAAGTTAA